Within the Gemmatimonadales bacterium genome, the region ACTGGCCGAACGGGGCGTGAAGGTGGTGCCGTTCGGGCCCAGGCGGCTGAGGGCCGTGACGCACCTTGATGTGAGCACGCAGGATATCGAGCGAGCCATTGCGATCATCGGTCAAGTTCTCGCTTAGCGGCGCCGCGTTGCTGGTCGCCACGGCGGCGGCCGCGCAGAGGCCCGACACGTCACGCGCGGACAGCGCGCGCTACGTGCTGGCGCCGATCACGGTCAGCGTGACGAGGGAGCAGCGGTCGCTGATGGAGGTGCCGTTGGCTGTCACGCGGGTCGGCGCGGCCGACCTTTTCGGCTCCAAGGGTCTCGGTCTGGACGACGCGCTGGACCTGGTGCCCGGCGTGGTTGCCCAGTCCCGGTACGGCGGGAGCGACATCCGTCTCGCGATCCGCGGCTTCGGCGCGCGTGGGGCGGGGGACCGATCCAACGCCGGCACCGCGCGCGGAGTCCGCGTGCTCCTCGACGGAGTTCCTGAGACGGAGCCGGACGGCAGGACCTCGTTCGACAACATCGACCTCGCCGCGGTCCAGTCCGTCGAGGTGGTGCGCTCGAACGCGTCGGCGCTGTGGGGGAACGCGGCGGGCGGCGTGGTGAGTCTCTCGACCGTCCCGGACGTCCGGCGTGCCTACGCGACGCTCGGTACGACGGTGGGCGGCTTCGGGCTCAGGCGGAGCGCCTTGCGCGCGGGAACTCCCTTCGGCTCGGGACAGGTCGCGCTCGCGTTCGCCAACACCGCTTTGGACGGGTGGCGCGAGCACTCCGGCAGCACGCGCTCGGTGCTCAACATCTCCATCGTGACCTCGCCGGACGCGCGGACCCGGCTCGGCGTCTACGCCGTCGCGAGCGACAACCGGTTCAGGATCCCGGGCCCGCTCACGCGCGGCCAGGCCGACAGTGCGCCGGCCCAGGCGAGCGCCGTCTACGTCCAGCGCGACGAGCGGCGTCACAACCGCCTCGCGCGGCTGGCCGTGTCGCTGGAGCATCGCGTCGGAGAGCGCGGCACCGTGAGCGGGATGCTCTTCGCGGGCCCCAAGTTCCTCCAGCGCTCGGAGCGCGGCACGTTTCGGGACTTCACCCGCTATCACCTGGGTGGAAACCTCGTGGTGCGGCACGCCGCGCGGCTGAGCGCCACGGTCACGAGCACGCTGATGGCAGGGGTGGACGAGGCCTACCAGGACGGCGCCATCCTCTTCTACTCGCTGACCCCCGAGGCAACCCGAGGCGACACCCTGCGCGGCAACAAGCGCGAGGGCGCCAACAACTTCGGGATCTTCGCGCAGCAGGAGCTGGGGCTGGGCGGCCGAGTCTCAGTCACGCTCGGCGCGCGCTACGACGCCATCGCGTACGACTACAACGACTTCATCACCCCGGCACTCGACGCCGGCAGGACGTTCAGCCGCGTCACGCCCAAGCTCGGGGTCACCTACCGGCTTGGCGCGGCGCACGCGCTTTACGCGAGCGCCGGCGGGGGCGTGGAGGCGCCGGCGGGCAACGAGGTGGACCCGCCCGGCACCTTCGGGCAGGACACGATCAGCGCGTTGAGTCCACTTCTGAAGCCGATTCGCTCGACGACGTTCGAGCTGGGCACGAAGCACGTCATGCCGCTCGGCGAGGACGGACTCCTCAGCGCGCTCGCCTACGATATCGCGGTCTACCGGACCGACGTAATGAACGAGATCGTTCCATACCAGGGCGGCCGGTTCTACCTCACCGCGGGCCGCGCCAGGCGGAGCGGAGTTGAGCTGGGGCTGTCGGTCCACGCGGCCGGCGGCTGGCAGCTTCGGAGCGCGCTCACGTATTCCCGCAACACCTACGAGGCATACGTGGTGGACTCGGTGCACTACGGCCGGCCGGGGTTCTTCGCCGACTTCTCGGGCAACCGGGTCGTCGGCGTGCCCGACTTCGTTTACAGCGCGAGCCTCGCCTGGTCGCCGGAGACGGCGGGGCCGTTCACGGCGCGCCTCGCGATCCAGGGCATGTCCCGTTTCTTCGCCGATGACGCGAACGCGGTGACGGTGCCCGGCTACGGGATCGTGAATCTGACCGTCGGCGTCGCCGAACCGATAGGTATCGGGAGAGGCGTCGGGCTGCGCGGCTTCGTTACGGTCAACAACGTGACCGACCG harbors:
- a CDS encoding TonB-dependent receptor, with protein sequence MRSSVKFSLSGAALLVATAAAAQRPDTSRADSARYVLAPITVSVTREQRSLMEVPLAVTRVGAADLFGSKGLGLDDALDLVPGVVAQSRYGGSDIRLAIRGFGARGAGDRSNAGTARGVRVLLDGVPETEPDGRTSFDNIDLAAVQSVEVVRSNASALWGNAAGGVVSLSTVPDVRRAYATLGTTVGGFGLRRSALRAGTPFGSGQVALAFANTALDGWREHSGSTRSVLNISIVTSPDARTRLGVYAVASDNRFRIPGPLTRGQADSAPAQASAVYVQRDERRHNRLARLAVSLEHRVGERGTVSGMLFAGPKFLQRSERGTFRDFTRYHLGGNLVVRHAARLSATVTSTLMAGVDEAYQDGAILFYSLTPEATRGDTLRGNKREGANNFGIFAQQELGLGGRVSVTLGARYDAIAYDYNDFITPALDAGRTFSRVTPKLGVTYRLGAAHALYASAGGGVEAPAGNEVDPPGTFGQDTISALSPLLKPIRSTTFELGTKHVMPLGEDGLLSALAYDIAVYRTDVMNEIVPYQGGRFYLTAGRARRSGVELGLSVHAAGGWQLRSALTYSRNTYEAYVVDSVHYGRPGFFADFSGNRVVGVPDFVYSASLAWSPETAGPFTARLAIQGMSRFFADDANAVTVPGYGIVNLTVGVAEPIGIGRGVGLRGFVTVNNVTDRRYTASAFLNPAFVNGEAVAFEPGLPRHLVVSLEIGRR